A segment of the Falco naumanni isolate bFalNau1 chromosome W, bFalNau1.pat, whole genome shotgun sequence genome:
taatccttcagggtacggtttgccctttcaacaactgcttgccccgttggggagtgaggaatccctttgacgtgtttaattccccaagttGTCATAAACCTAGCGACTCGTTGACTTCTATACGCTGGAgcattgtctgtctttatttctacaggtactcccatgacagcaaaaccagacattaagtgtctctccacatgtaaCGCCTTTTCACcggtttgtgcagtggcccatatgaaatgagaataggtgtcaatggtgacatgcacatacttaagcttcccaaagtcaggtacatgtgttacatccatttgccaaacctgaagtgccttcagaccttttgggttagtgcccacccctaaaccaggtcCATGATGACTACACTGAGGACAGGAGCAGacaataccctttgcatctgctatgggtatttgatactgtccatgtaaagactttgcattctgatgaaacatctcatggctgttacgagcttcttcaaacttatttgttggaggagttattgccagacagctgactgcttcatcagctctagcattaccttcGCCCAACCCAATggtccactgatgacttctaatatgcataatacaaaattcatgttttctctgtcgacgagtactacgcagttgtataaacatttcaccaagatgttggttctttgtctctctcaaaaAGGCATCTTCAATGCGCTGTACAACACCTACTACAtacaatgagtctgatactatgtttacaggtatattgttccagcttcccaacGCCCAACACACTGATTATtggattgccaaacacacgcaTCCTTCTTCATCCTTCGTCCTGCATCTGTGAACACCGTTGGCCCAtcaactggtctttttgagcataacgGTCTCACAATCCACTGGTAATGTTCTAACAttttccagagaggtccttttggccggttgttgtgtacaacacctgtataacccatcaagacttcctgtatggctgttgaatgtctcaggagccattcataatcatcaccacggactggaatactgataaCTGCCGGTTCAGccccatcaatttcaacaatcctgtctcttccttttctcaccaaggccaCTACTGCCTCAGGGTgacttaaaatacgatgtctgggttgcaatggcaaaaacaaccactctaaaacgATCGccatatttttcccctttttcttttgccattgcaaaataagggcaaaaggtgaagtggcaacattacaaacaaaaaaagataacGGATGATTCGCCATTTGgcgaccacaccagccagtctgaatcttgcgggacacaacttctagggcagcccgctgttctggtgaacaagttcgaggactgttggctttggtgccatgcaaccaggatTGGAATGGTTGCAAATCATCATTAGTGAGTCTCTTTGTGTATCATCAGGGTGTAAGGGAATCGTGAAATAAACagtctatcacaacaatttgccaAGTCTGAGGGATCATCAtaaaaggtggaagagcaggttgCAACACTCCCGTCgctaaaatctgatcattaaccttccataaatcatgtccCAGTTATGTGCATCAAGATTATTAATCAGTACTACACAAGCTGAGCTGGTCACCTGCCAATCaccctccaaaatagcatcacgaACACCACCAGACCAACGCTGTATAATTGGATCTTTTCTCAAGTTCAGCATCGGAggggtagttgggctaactggaggaattacaggtattgatgtagtaggcaggttcatttcaactcgcttttccaattttcttaatttatctattacctcctgtaaggatttctctgcATTGTTATCACAAGGTTTCTCcccgccttcctcctcaaattcgtccgatgatgtttcaggaagaggaggatacGACATCGGACGGCGCTTTTGCCTGCCCTGACGAGACCTACGAGCTGTAGCCACCCTCCATTTTGGCcttgctccacccacagctccgattggtgcagcaggactcgCTGCCCCGCCCTCCTGGGGGGGCCTCGGCCGCCTCTTCCGGGTTTGGCTCCCGAGGAGGAGCTTCCGGTTTGTccgctgtcttatctaaaagctCCGGCACTGTTGAACACGCAGGGGTGGACATACCCTTCATAGGACGAGTATGcctgttataaattgagaccacaattgatcataatccaattaaaattttattaattatagcaagtagaatatgagcaaagacagcgctggacggcaggggagtctgcgctccgccaactgccgccctgagcagtttaaacagtccttttttatactttttactttcgtgttcatgaagtagtggaggtgttaaccctTCACTCgtatatctttatatggggtcgtctgtcttgtttctgtctggcggttatcttctctttcacaagaggcatcctggacatctggcggttatcttatcttttgttgcctagtctttacattaagcttaacataaatcttaataaacaatatcctagtccatagtttcttacaatcccccctttttttttttttttttatcctattattgtttattagccgttactttcattctcggcactgcgAACAAatctttttccacaatcccaacatttatcataacactcataaggtaatacctcacaattacaataggcacaATTTTCACGTGGCATAACGCATTCGCAacaatcttcatcctcattaatAGATACACTCTTATATTTTGCCCTAGACCTcatagttaaaataagcaatttagctaTGTCAAATTGTTCTCtaataaagtgtaaaatatagCGTAATATACAAGGCCCAAATATAAGTCCCAGAATCAACATAATAAGCggtcctgctaaagcagacaacaaagtggttagccaaggtgaaacattaaaccagttttcatacCATGGCCTGCCCGCCTCACGATCTTTCTTACGTTGATCTAACCTTTTCCGGAGTTCAGACATGGTGTCCTGGACTACTCCCGTAtggtcagcaaaagaacaacattccTCATTGAGAGCTACACATAACCCTCCTTCCTTTAAGAACAGTAGATCTAATCCTCTTCTATTTTGCAGCACTACTTCTGATAAAGACTTTACTGAAGTGGCTAAATTTTGGATagattgttctatttttgctaaatccccatctacagccatctgcaaactttgtaattCCTGACCTTTTACTAGGGAGGCTAtgcctgtacctgctccaacTCCGCCCGCTATCAGCAGTGTAGCTAGGGTTACCACTGTAATTGGCTCTCGTCTTTGTCTATCCAGGTCTCCTTCAAAGTGGCGTAACACCTCCTCAGAGGTGTGATAGATCAGACGGGGAACAATAATCACCTGTACACAAAATTGAGATTGATTAAACACGTTTAGGGATAGGCAAGGCGTTACTCCGATGTCTGAACAAACCCATTTAGCTCCTGGTGTCGGGATAGCCCATTTGTCAGCTtgattcttgtgtttctctatATTGGTGTTAGTGACTGTTCGGTTGCACAAAGGCTGATACTTTTCGGGCACTGTAcctatacattttccttgacCTGTTACTAATTGAATAGTAATTCCTTGCGTATGGTTTTTCTGGTCATCCCATGGACATTCTTGTGGGTTTGAACCACTAGACCATTGAATCCTACCTGGTATTCCGATTGCCTCAAAATATGGTGGTCTAACATTGTAACATAACCAGCATTCCTCAGTtaaatttggtttgctttcattaagtgttggggcttttgctgtgttgaatgattatactgaactttgaagcaagtggaaaaatactgaagaaataagacgagggcacgatcagagcagtggaatgaagagggaggaacaggttgcaggtgcttgcacaaaaccagggccagcaggacgcgataagaggagctgggaaacaacagaaaagagcctacgtgcctgaagaagtagaaacagagatcttgccaataaacaattgttaaccaatcatattattatacgcttgtagaatagccaatcatattatcacacgcttatagagtgccttataaaagtgtacctggtttgtacaataaacagatcagatcttgaactccatgagtatttgaatctgactcccgctcgcccagaatgcccgcagcatctggtgaccccgacgtgtggATCGGTCGAAAAGTCAGGAGGATTCGttaaggatcgtgttacaagctgcggagccggcgaggatcctgctgccagcggagagagagctgggcgcccgaagaaaggcggaacgtgcacggctgaccggtgagtcaggaaacaagcaggatggggatcactgcatcagtggtggaaaaagcaatcgtagacagtttgatgaaactggcagagaaaactgaaacgccagtctcacggcaggcagtaatttatctgctatgttggagtcgccgccgtggtttccttgcttctacgcaagatgtatacaataatgaaacatggaagaaagtgggagaggatttgtgggaatctgtgcaagtcgggactaagggggtaaagactttggctcgcacGTATCGGGCTGTACGGGGTATGGTCGTGCAGTTACACGGCGAGGTgcaagtcgctgcagctgttaaagctgcagtgcggcctcccggcgatcctactgctcagtcggaggaagagccagaggggcaaccTCCGTGTGAAAATCCCCCCGATTATACATCTGAAGCTTATCCAGTAATGCCTACTGCTGAATGAATAGCGtggggattagatgatgaattaccaccctggtgtcctgataaggaacaaacggcaagcggcagacagacattaataccggcaattgcgagtactggatgtaaaactgctggggtgggaacggcacagctccaccagctcctaaataacagactgcatttttttttttaagcatgtttgtctttgcaaaggtaaaagttgagatctgacttcctgaccagtgttaaaatgcaccatggcctctggctactttaagatgattgtgtgactttggacaaacctggtaggagcaatgctgaaatcaagttgtaagttatatttcatcctgagactgatgtttctggcattacataaagtaattttgatatggagaaatagtgtgaaatggggacaatggacatcgattgtgattgtatatgtctgcccaaggaatgtgggtatggtgactggtcatgggtgcggtgtctggtcacataggcacacagctctgaggagacaactacagttttggggagacgcctgcccttcttcctctaacaaaaggggctattttaaaaaaaaaaaaaaaaaaaaaaaaaaaaaaagagaaaaggatgagagatattccaatgctatctagagggagggagtgctaagtctccttgctggagaagatgggatggtcacaaggacatgaatcacctacaaacctgcaagaccaccacattccaggaaacggactgataagctaattaacatacgtagtggggtttaggtaacgaatatgtataggcgctaattgaatattcatttgtttcattgtataaatgtgggatggttcgtcacttcgggtatgcacgcttgtggaggagcgatcccccgtgcatctgcgcgcaataaacatacctactttataactttcgagttatagagtctaattccgcacgtcagtttgtcgagccaggcaggaggatttctgctcggctgagggaccagctgcggagcggacgctcctaggcgcgccccgggaggtttcctcggaggagcctcctcttctcagctgttcccccgggagcagaagagaaacccctggatccgcggataaagcggtatgtttagtaacggggcggctggtgagacgcacggagacgtccggcgcgcagcgcagtccccaggaggaaaaaaaaaaaaaaaaaaaaaaaaagaaaagaaaaaaaagaaaagaaaaaaagaaaaaaaaaagaaaaaaaaagaaaaaatacaaaagaaaaaaaaaaaaaacaaaaaaaaaaaaaaagaaaaaaaagggggaagctaaaaacttcctttaggttgtcttaagaattggggaattcctagaatgtaacaactgaaatagcgctctgtgtcttgtttgttctatgtgttgtcttgttacatgttcaaaactcggagttatgaaatgtatgttgaaaaataataatattctggtaattcgtagcaaatagcagaaaacttaacactctgcttaagaccaggaaaaatgtgggggttttttgtttgttgtttgttttttggcaattgttcattgaaatgcatactttgtgaactgtcagtgttcctacaagttgtacataagtgcacggtaccgtataacatactgcttgtgtgactgagggctgcccggagagtgtgaatggtgtgattgagatgcgcattttgattttccgtgtatagcttaattattttgactgagtgtgagtgcaagagtgcttgagacaggcgtttgagtgcaatacgagtaaggagctctatccatgtttccgaccttgggtggctaaggcggccggagaaaacaaagtaattaaaattgtaaaatgggaaatggaaggagtaagccctgtgaaaaatcgcccttgggttgtatattaaaacattggagtgatattgtaggacatggtggtaccgaaaatagaaggaaatggattaaatattgtaatcagtggtggcctttgtataaattggggagtgatgcgaaatggcctcaggagggaggaacgttagattataacactctcctgcaattaatgttgtttctgaggagagagggaaaatggagACTGAGCCTGAACTGTTTGGCAATCTGCCTCCTTTACCTCCCGAAAGTGGCAGTCTTTGCAGTAGTGATGACGAGGCAGCACCGACGCCTTTTTCAGCACTACGGAGAGAGCTGcgacagcaggaaaagaagatgtCCGACCTACTACATCATATGGAGAGGCTCGACAAGGActctaaaaagaaagatgttaaaaaggCATATAAAAGTGCCCATAAGGCTATAATTGAGGGGTTAGAGGCTCTGGGGGATAAAATTGAACAAGATGCGCGCGCGGTACCTATAGACCCTAATTTTGACCCTCGAAGGCGATACAGGGGCCTGGTAGAAAATATTACCATAGAAGGGGATTTTTCGTTTACCCCACTAGCTGCTCCTGTAGTGTTGCGACAGGGTCAGCCGACATGGGAACCCCTGGATTGGAAATTGGTGCAGGGCATTCAAAAAGCTATAATGCAGTATGGCCATAATAATAAATTAGTGAGAAATCAAGTAACAGCCTTAATTAAGTATACTGAGTTGGTGCCGGCCGACCTAAGAGCAGTTATGGAGCTTATCCTGTCTCCAACAACATTCATGCTTTGGTTAGCAAAGTGGCAGGAGTATCTAGAGGTGAAACTtatagaaaacattaatttgccACAAGGAGATCCCTTACGAGTAGCGCCGTTAGATGCCTTAATGGGTGCAGGTCCTTATCGTGATGGAGCTGCACAAGCAGCGTTACATACCAGGGTGTTACAACAATCGAAACAAGCTGGGTTAGCAGCTTTCTTGGCGTTACCTCAATTGCATACACCAACCTTACCATATACCAAAATCTTGCAGAAACCTAATGaatctttttttagttttgttgaCAGGTTAAGAGACGCCATTGATAATGCTCCTAACGTCATTCCAGATCTCAAGATTATTTTGACTAAAGAGATCGCTGtacaaaatgcaaatgtcacTTGTAAGCAACTTATAGCATCCTTACCCCCTGGGGCATCCATCGCTCAAATGATAGAGGCATGCGCAAGGGCTCCTTtggttgaggaagaggaaaaggcaaaaatacatgccaaTGCTCTAGCAGTAGCtctaaacaacaacaaggtACAAGGCCGAGGGGACCGGGGTCTTAAGCCAAAATGTTATCAGTGTGGACAGGAAGGTCACTTTAAAcgtgactgcaaaaagaatctaGGAGGAAAGTCTCTGTTGAATGGAAATTGTTTGCGTTGTCGAAAATTTGGTCATAAAGCGGCCGATTGTcgctcaaaatttagaaaagatgatACACTCCTCTTTGTTCCGGGAAACGGGAACAGCCGCGTTCTGAGGGACGCGGCCAAGAAATATCCCCAGAACCCAACAAAATTCATGGCTGCCTCGGCGAGCTGTATTCAGCCACCAGAGGAAGCGCAGGAGTCGATTTGGCCGTGGCAGAACctgtaaatatcactgatgaaaaggtaCATGTACTTCCTTCTACAGTTAGTGGTCCTTTGGGTTATGGTTTATCTGCACTCCTTATAGGACGCTCTTCTGCgtcaaaaaaggggatttttgttcttcctggttgtATTGATGCCGATTATACCGGACCTATTGGAATTatggtaaaagttttttctccacctgttcATATCCCAGCAGGAAGCACTATTGCACAGCTCAGTCCATTCCAAGCTACTGtccctcaaaaaggagaaaaggacaggggtCAAGGTGCATTTGGCTCAACGGGTATGCctaacattgccttttgtcaacTTATTGGTGCCGAGCGgccaaaatgtaatgttaagatatctggtccacaaggtgttaatcttcctaatgtttcaatgatgattgatactggtgctgatgttactgttcttcctttttcagtttggcctACCATGTGGGAATTAGATAGTGCGGGTTCAACCATTTCAGGCATTGGGGGAAGTCGTCTGACACAGgtcagtaaaaacttcattcttttcacggATCAAGAAGGACATCAAGCATGGGTAAAACCTTATGTCCTACACACATCCTTGTCCTTGTTAGGTAGAGATGTACTTTCCCAATGGGGAATGAgaatctctacagatttttgatTGGGGCCATTGATAGCAGCTCTCGCccaaccttaaaattaaaatggaaatcagaaactccCGTATGGGTTGATCAATGGCCCTTAcctcaagagaagctgcaacacATTCAAGAATTAGTCCAAGAACAATTGGATTTAGGCCACATCAGACCTTCTGTTAGCCCATGGAATACACCCATTcttacaattcaaaagaaatcaggaaaatggagattattacatgatttaagagcaataaatgaaaaaatggttgacacgggtgcccttcagcctgggctgccttctcccactatGTTACCATAATTCTGGTGGTCAGGCAATTATTGAACGTGCCCAtcaatcattgaaacattacctgtctgtttttcgaaaagagggggagaggagtccTCATGTAATAGTGGCAAAAGCATGCTATGTACTGAACTGGTTGAATCCCAGAACGGAACGTACTGAACAGCcgattttctatcacttttctaaCAATCCCAACGATTTTTCGAATCGTGACATAGCTGTCCAGGTATTTGACCCTGTCTCAAATTGTTGGTCAGGGCCTCATAATTCATTAACGTGGGGTCGGGGTTATGCATGTATCTCCACAGGGGCAGTGACCAAGTGGATTCCAGCAAAATGGGTTCGCCCGTGGATTGAAAACCgacccactgaaaagaaacagcagggtGACTACGACAGGATTGACTCCTAAATGAACAGGAGGGATCAGTGGGCTCAGTGGGCACAGCATCGAGAAAGGTTATTCTGACCGCCAcgaccaaatgaagaaaagcggCTTGTAGATAAGTTAACATACATTATTCTGCCCATCTTGCAGCAGTTACCTCGGGAGATACAATGTCAATTACCCTCCGGTGAATTGTCTTTGTTACACTGTGACCGTATCGTGCGTGCGTTGCAGGATCTTTTTGGGCAAGGAccgatagaaacagaaaattcttgtcctaTATGTGCTACTTCTTGTAATTCAACAGTTACTCTATATTGTGGATATTGTAAAAGGGTTGGAGCATATAGGCGGAAGGTTTTACACTCTTGGCTGTGTCCACCCTGTCGGTATAGTATCCTACGTTTTGGTTCCGgcggtttttcccttcttactgggACACATGCCCCTACTTTTTCAGGTATAAGCGAGGCCTTACAATCTTATGAAGCCTTCGGAcagatatttttagcagaacatcGAAATGAACTCATCTTCTGGGTTcgcattatcagaaaaagttttgaatctcATATAATACAACATTATTGTAAATGTGAACGATGgcattattttttagaaataggcctaatgaatattgcttttgcttctgctttgcatagtatattgttgtttgttattcttttgttacttttagtgccttgtcttttacaatgtttccaaagctgtatggaacgcagtattaatgctgtatttaaaaagaaagggggaggtgttggggcttttgctgtgttgaatgattatactgaactttgaagcaagtggaaaaatactgaagaaataagacgagggcacgatcagagcagtggaatgaagagggaggaacaggttgcaggtgcttgcacaaaaccaaggccagcaggacgcgataagaggagctgggaaacaacagaaaagagcctacgtgcctgaagaagtagaaacagagatcttgccaataaacaattgttaaccaatcatattattatacgcttgtagaatagccaatcatattatcacacgtttatagagtgccttataaaagtgtgcctggtttgtacaataaacggatcagatcttgaactccatgagtatttgaatctgactcccgctcgcccagaatgcccgcagcaaTTAAGGGTACAATAAGAGGCTTGCATTAAATCCCATAAGGGGTCTTTGGATT
Coding sequences within it:
- the LOC121080607 gene encoding endogenous retrovirus group K member 5 Gag polyprotein-like, translating into METEPELFGNLPPLPPESGSLCSSDDEAAPTPFSALRRELRQQEKKMSDLLHHMERLDKDSKKKDVKKAYKSAHKAIIEGLEALGDKIEQDARAVPIDPNFDPRRRYRGLVENITIEGDFSFTPLAAPVVLRQGQPTWEPLDWKLVQGIQKAIMQYGHNNKLVRNQVTALIKYTELVPADLRAVMELILSPTTFMLWLAKWQEYLEVKLIENINLPQGDPLRVAPLDALMGAGPYRDGAAQAALHTRVLQQSKQAGLAAFLALPQLHTPTLPYTKILQKPNESFFSFVDRLRDAIDNAPNVIPDLKIILTKEIAVQNANVTCKQLIASLPPGASIAQIAVALNNNKVQGRGDRGLKPKCYQCGQEGHFKRDCKKNLGGKSLLNGNCLRCRKFGHKAADCRSKFRKDDTLLFVPGNGNSRVLRDAAKKYPQNPTKFMAASASCIQPPEEAQESIWPWQNL